The nucleotide sequence CGGTGTCGGCTTGATCTGGGCCTCGCCGTTCGGTCCGCTGCGCTTCGACTATGCGGTTCCGCTTACCAAGGGTCAGTTCGACCGCGTGCAAGAATTCAAGTTTGGCGGCGGCACATCGTTCTAAGGTGTCTTGAAGCGAAACGGACTCGGATCAGGTCCGCGTGACGAGAATGCCAGGGAACAAGAGGGGTCGGCTCCGTTTCTTCGGAGCCGGCGCTCCGGTGTGAACACCGGCCGAACTGCGACGGGTGGAATGGCGCAGCCGATATTCTTCAAGCAACCCCCTTCGTCGACGCTGGCCGAGATTGCAGCGCTGACGGGAGCGGTATTGGTCGACCCCGTGCGGGGTAGTCACGTGATCAGGGCTCTGGCTTCGCTCGACGAAGCCGGCCCGATGCATCTGGCGTTTTTCGACAACCTCAGATACGCCGATCAGCTCAAGGCAACAAAGGCCGGCGCCGTTCTGGTCAGCCCGCGCTTCGAGGCCCAGGTGCCCGCCCATGTGGCGGTGCTGCGGGCCACCCAGCCGTTCCGCGCCTTCGTGAAGCTGGCGCGCGAATGGCACGCCGATGCGCTTCGTCCGCAATCCTGGTTCGACAATGACGGCATCGCGCCGTCGGCCATCATCGATCCGTCGGCCCACCTGGAAGACGGCGTGATCGTCGATCCGCTGGCGGTGATCGGGCCCCGGGTCGAGATCGGCGCCGGGACCGTGATCGGCGCCGGTGCGGTGATCGGCGCCGACGTCAAGATCGGCCGGGACTGCAATGTCGGCGCCCGCACGGCCATCCAGTTCGCCCTGATCGGCAACAACGTCCTGATCCATCCCGCCTGCAGCATCGGCCAGGATGGCTACGGCTTCATTTTCTTCGGCCCCGACGGCCACCTCAAGGTGCCCCAGACCGGCCGCGTCCTGATTCAAAACGATGTCGAGGTCGGCGCCGGCACCACCATCGACCGCGGCAGCCTGCGGGATACCGTGATCGGCGAGGGCACCAAAATCGACAATCAGGTCCAGATCGGCCACAATGTGACCATCGGCAGGCACTGCCTGCTCGCGGCCCAGATCGGGCTCGCGGGCAGCCTGACGATCGGTGACAACGTCGCGCTGGGGGCGAAGGTGGGCATCAACAACCACCTCAAGATCGGCGACGGCGCCCAGGTAACAGCCATGAGTGCGGTCAAGGACGACATTCCGCCCAATGGCCGCTGGGGTGGCCATTTTGCCAAACCGACCAAGCAGTGGTTCAGGGAGATTGTTGCAGTGGAGCGACTGGTGCAGGGCGGCACGGCCGGTCCGAAAGGCGAAGGACAGGAGTGATGGAGGAGGCAGCGGTCAGATTCGAGCTCGTGGACATCAACGAGATCCTCAAGACGCTCCCGCACCGTTATCCGATGCTGCTGATCGACCGGGTGATCAATATCCGGACCGATTACAGCGGCATCGGCATCAAGAACGTCACCTTCAACGAGCCGCCGTTTCTCGGCCATTTTCCCGAGCGTCCGGTCTATCCCGGCGTGATGATGATCGAAGCCATGGCACAGACCGCCGGCGTCATCGGCATCAAATCGGTCGAAGGCACCGAGAAGCCGCGTGCGGTTTATTTCCTCACCATCGACAAGTGCAAATTCCGCAAGCCCGTGATGCCTGGCGATACCATCGAGTATCACATGCGCTCGATCGGCCGCCGCAAGGCGATGTGGTGGTTTCACGGCGACGCCAAGGTAAACGGCAGCGTGGTCGCGGAAGCCGACGTCGGCGCGATGCTGACGGATTGAACCGGATTGCATTCATCCGTCACACAACCGACGTCTTCCTGATGTCCTTATTCAATCGTTGGTAGTGGAACCCGCGCCCTCGGCATTGAAGAAATTTGCAGATTAAAATCCGCTTCGGGTCCGCGCTTTTTTGACGGAGGCGTCCGTGAACATGCTTGCGTCCGTTATTTCGTGCTTGGTCATTTTTTTGCTGATGTCGCCGCAAAGTTACGCGGCTGAACTGGATGGTCTCGTATCGTCTCTCAAGGACGGTGGCTACGTCGTCGTGTTTCGACACGGCGCCACCGACGACAGCCAGAAGGACGTCTACCCCTTCAAGTTCGACGACATGAGCGCGCAACGGCAACTGAGCGAGAAGGGCCGCACGCTGGCGCGCGAGCTTGGAGCTGCGCTGAGTAAATTGGGCGTGCCGATCGGCGAAGTCTACACAAGCCGGCTGAATCGGGCGGTTGAAACCGGCAAGCTCATCGGCGGCAAGGATGTGGCGCCCGTGGACGAGTTGACCGACAGCAGCGCCGGCAGCGCGTCTGGAATGGCCAATCCCGACGGCAAGAACGACAAGGCCGGCCGGGCCGTGCGCGACCTCGTCAATGCGCCTCCCAAAGCCGGCGTCAACAATCTGGCGGTGACGCACAAGACCAATGTCACTGATGCCTTCGGAAAGGAATTTGCCGACATCCGCGAAGGCGAGGCGCTGGTCTACAAAACCAGCAACTCGGGCTCTGCCGTCCTGGTCACACGCGTGCAGGCCGGCGAATGGATCGCGCTGGCCGGCAGTTAGCCATAGCGTTTTCGAGCCCCGGACTTGATCCGGGGTGAGTACCGGTTCACGTAGCAATCAAGTTTACGTAGATTAGATGACGTAGACTTATCTGCGGCAGAAAACGCGTTAAAACAAGAGTCTAGAGCTTCAGTTCTGATTCAATCAGAACCGAAGCTCCAGATTTGGTTTCGCCACGAGGGAACTTCGACCCGCCCTCAGGTTTGTAGTTCCGGTGGAAGAGGTTGTTGCGGAGACGGGCCGCATGAAATTTCTCAGAGTTGCGGTTGCGCTGATAGCCTCAGCCGCTGTTTTCGCTGGAAGTGCGGTGGCCCGCGATGACGGCCGCTACGCCAACTCCCCGCTCAAGCCCTGGTTCGACAGCCTCAGAAGCGGGAAGGGGCCATGCTGTTCGGATGCCGATGGCTCCGTCGTTTCCGATGTCGATTGGGAATCGAAGGACGGTCACTATCGCGTCCGGCTCGAGGGCCAGTGGATCGACGTACCCGACGATGCTGTCATCACCGTGCCAAACCGCGCCGGCCGGACCATGGTTTGGCCTATAAAGGGGGCATCCGGGATTTCGATCCGCTGCTTCCTGCCTGGCAGCATGATCTAGCGACGGCTTGCCTCGACTCTCGTCATGGGAATCAGGCTGGCGGCAGGTGAATTTGCAGCCGGACGCGCCGACACATGACGTAACCATACGTCACTGGACAGCGTTGGTACGTCGCGCTAACCACCCGAAAACGCGAGGTATTCGCGTCCAATCGATGGGCTGGGCAGGTTAATGAGTACGATCGATCCAACCGCGCGGGTTGAGGATGGCGCTGTGATCGGCGAGGGGACGACGGTCGGTCCCTATTGCATCATCGGCCGCAACGTCGTTATCGGCGCCAACTGCAATCTGATCGCGCATGTTCACGTTACCGCGCAGACAACGATCGGGGCCGGCTGCACGATCTATCCGTTCGTTTCGCTCGGTACGCCGCCGCAATCGCTGAGCTACAAGGGTGAACTGACCCGGCTCGAGATCGGTGCGGGCTGTACCATCCGCGAATCCGTCACCATGAACGCCGGCACGCTTGCCGGCGGCGGCGTGACGCGGGTTGGCGAGCGCGGCTACTTCATGAATTGCAGCCATGTCGGGCATGATTGCCAGGTCGGCAATGAGGTGATTTTTGCAACCTCCGCCACGCTGGGCGGTCACTGCGAGATCGGCGACTTCGTCTTCATCGGCGGGCTGTCGGCGGTGCACCAGTTCACCCGAATCGGACCGCAGGTGATGGTCGGCGGCGTCTGCGGCGTGCGCGGCGACATCATTCCATTCGGGCTCGTCAACGGCCAGTATGCGAGCCTCGAAGGGCTGAACATCATCGGCATGAAGCGCCGCAAGTTCACCAAGGAGCGGCTGGCGACGGTGCGCGCGTTCTACCAAAAGCTGTTTCACGGTCCCGGCATCTTTGCCGAGCGGCTGAATGCGGTGCAGCCGCTGGCCGCAGAGGATCCGGCGATCGCCGAAATCCTCGCCTTCATCGCGCAAGGCAAGCATCGCGCGCTCTGCCTTCCCGCCGGCGACGGCAACAAGCAGTGATGACGGGATCGCCGCAGCCATGAATTCAGCGGCTTCCGACATTTCTTCGCCCGTCGGCGTCATCGCAGGCGGCGGCGCCATGCCGTTCGCGGTGGCGGATTCGCTCAGCCAGCGCGGGATCGCGCCGGTGCTGTTCGCGCTCCGCGGCGCCTGC is from Bradyrhizobium sp. AZCC 2176 and encodes:
- the lpxD gene encoding UDP-3-O-(3-hydroxymyristoyl)glucosamine N-acyltransferase: MAQPIFFKQPPSSTLAEIAALTGAVLVDPVRGSHVIRALASLDEAGPMHLAFFDNLRYADQLKATKAGAVLVSPRFEAQVPAHVAVLRATQPFRAFVKLAREWHADALRPQSWFDNDGIAPSAIIDPSAHLEDGVIVDPLAVIGPRVEIGAGTVIGAGAVIGADVKIGRDCNVGARTAIQFALIGNNVLIHPACSIGQDGYGFIFFGPDGHLKVPQTGRVLIQNDVEVGAGTTIDRGSLRDTVIGEGTKIDNQVQIGHNVTIGRHCLLAAQIGLAGSLTIGDNVALGAKVGINNHLKIGDGAQVTAMSAVKDDIPPNGRWGGHFAKPTKQWFREIVAVERLVQGGTAGPKGEGQE
- the fabZ gene encoding 3-hydroxyacyl-ACP dehydratase FabZ; translation: MEEAAVRFELVDINEILKTLPHRYPMLLIDRVINIRTDYSGIGIKNVTFNEPPFLGHFPERPVYPGVMMIEAMAQTAGVIGIKSVEGTEKPRAVYFLTIDKCKFRKPVMPGDTIEYHMRSIGRRKAMWWFHGDAKVNGSVVAEADVGAMLTD
- a CDS encoding histidine phosphatase family protein, which encodes MSPQSYAAELDGLVSSLKDGGYVVVFRHGATDDSQKDVYPFKFDDMSAQRQLSEKGRTLARELGAALSKLGVPIGEVYTSRLNRAVETGKLIGGKDVAPVDELTDSSAGSASGMANPDGKNDKAGRAVRDLVNAPPKAGVNNLAVTHKTNVTDAFGKEFADIREGEALVYKTSNSGSAVLVTRVQAGEWIALAGS
- the lpxA gene encoding acyl-ACP--UDP-N-acetylglucosamine O-acyltransferase — its product is MSTIDPTARVEDGAVIGEGTTVGPYCIIGRNVVIGANCNLIAHVHVTAQTTIGAGCTIYPFVSLGTPPQSLSYKGELTRLEIGAGCTIRESVTMNAGTLAGGGVTRVGERGYFMNCSHVGHDCQVGNEVIFATSATLGGHCEIGDFVFIGGLSAVHQFTRIGPQVMVGGVCGVRGDIIPFGLVNGQYASLEGLNIIGMKRRKFTKERLATVRAFYQKLFHGPGIFAERLNAVQPLAAEDPAIAEILAFIAQGKHRALCLPAGDGNKQ